The Zerene cesonia ecotype Mississippi chromosome 11, Zerene_cesonia_1.1, whole genome shotgun sequence sequence GACGCAACTCCTTCACAGACACGTTCTAGCATTTCACagaaagtgttttatttttattgcatgacCGcatcaaaaaatatcaaatggcttgttaatattttataccaaaattgtaatcaaatatttaaacagttgGTTTGGTTGGTATCTACGTATGTGTACAAAActgttcaattattatttcacttattttttcatagatCAAGTTTGTGAAACTAATCAAATGAATCATCTAGAATTCAAAATGGGACAATGTTAGTAAGAACAAAGATatgtattaacaaaataaaagattttttttcaaatactttGTCTATTACTTGTACTTCATAGTTGGTTTTAATGTGGTAAATATGATGGTATAAATGTTAAACCTTGACGTTAAAGCCCACGTTGTCGCCGGGCATGGCTTCTTGCAGCGCCTCGTGGTGCATTTCCACAGACTTCACTTCCGTGGTGATAGCGGCCGGAGCGAACACCACCACCATACCTGATCACCATATTCAAATATGCATTCAATATACTGCATATTGATAACTTTTGCGATGCAAAGTTGAAATGTGTTTAATCTTGCTGTAGTGCATATATCGCtatactttttttgtttgtctagtttataagaaaaaaattaaaaaattcaatcgaTCAATTTCAAAGAATTAATTTCAAGTCATTTTCAGAGTAGCAGGTTTGAGTATCTAATTAGACAAGAAAACAAAACTCCGCATAGTAGAAAAAAAGCTAAAACATGTCTGCAGCTTCGGCATACATTTGTAGTTCCAACACGTCCGTTCTAGAAGGTTCTCACCTGGCTTCAGGATGCCGGTCTCGACGCGGCCGACGGGCACGGTGCCGATGCCGCCGATCTTGTACACGTCCTGCAGCGGCAGGCGCAGCGGCTTCTCCGTGGGCCGCGACGGGGGCTGGATCGCGTCCAGAGCCTGCAACATCGCTCCGTTTGAATGCGCCTCTTTTTATGAATAGGTTAAATCGATTGAATCTACGTAAAACTTTTTCATGTTTAAATTAGAAACTCTTCAACTCAACTCAACTCAACAACTTTCTCTACAAGGAAAAATATCAGTCTAGGGTTTTTCCCGCACAGTTCTTGGTGCCGTGAAATTCAaagattaaaaactatattattccCTTTCTCGGGTATCTctttactaaatttcatacaaatcggtTCACTGTTTTtagtaaagaatattttttcaggAATATCCTGATATAAGTCGTTTTGGATATCGGACATTGAGAATTAAATGACCGATTACCGACCGATACCGACCAGATAGTGTTTATGGGACCaggcatattataatttttgttgcgttttgtgtaataataaaacttgttgTTTCGCAATGCGGATGCACAGTTGTTgacattttaaagttataagaTGTTTAAGCTTAGTTTTAAGTCGTCAAGGTAAAATTATGATTCGTATTGTGTCCGTGAAATTACAAATGTTGTGATGTAAAGATTTATCGAGTAGAGCAAAATGTCGAAAACTTGTCTtccattttttgtaattaaaattaatgaatttcgatacataaaaatgtatctatcAAATCAAGCATATGCAATGGGATCCGCACCTCGATGAGGGTCTTGCCCTCAACCTTGCCGTCCTTGCGGTCGATGGTCCACCCCTTGAACCAGGGCATCTTGTCGGATGGTTCCAGCATGTTGTCGCCGTGCCAGCCCGAGATCGGCACAAAGGCCACGGTGGCCGGGTTGTAACCTGACGCAATATTACATAAGCAAACTTTACCGgttttctttctaaatttacataatattccaAATTAATAAGCTACcttaatgaataattcattGGGTAGCCACGcctattctttatttaacttCATTCTTAAGTTTTGAACGCAAAAGAAATACGATCGCGTAGTCcaaacatacattttcttaataaattcaatcgcATCATGtagtttgttaaataaacccatccaatatttgtaataaatacccggaatattttaaattgggaCAACTAACCGATCTTCTTAATATAAGAGGAAACCTCCTTCTTGATTTCTTCATAGCGAGCTTCGTGGTAAGGAGGCTCAGTGGAATCCATCTTGTTGACACCCACGATCAATTGCTTCACGCCCAACGTGAAGGCGAGTAGCGCATGCTCACGAGTCTGCCCGTTCTTACTGATACCAGCTTCAAACTCGCCTGTTCCTGCAGCTACTATCAACACAGCGCAGTCGGCCTAAATTCGAaggaaaacacaaaaatagatTTCCATTTGAACAATTCATATAGctttatttcctttattcaaatataccaACCTGCGAAGTTCCCGTAATCATGTTCTTGATAAAATCCCTGTGACCAGGAGCATCAATAATAGTCACATAGTACTTAGCAGTTTCAAACTTCCATAGAGCGATGTCAATAGTGATACCACGCTCACGTTCCGCTTTCAGCTTGTCCAGAACCTGTAGTGTAAAATTCCAAAATAACGTTTACTTACTCGACACCGCAATCGATATTGTATCTACTTAGCTGCTCCGTTGTAACTTACCCAGGCGTACTTGAAAGAGCCTTTGCCCATCTCCTGCGCTTCTTTTTCGAACTTTTCGATGGTTCGTTTATCAATCCCACCACATTTGTAAATCAAATGGCCAGTAGTAGTAGATTTGCCAGAATCTACATGACCGATTACGACGATGTTAATATGAGTCTTCTCTTTGCCCATTGTTGAAGTAGTGTATTAACGTTGGGTACCTGAGTgacaaaaattcaaattgatgTTCATGATAGAATTtcaactataaattattatttcgcgAAACGGAAGTACCTGGTGTAAAATAGCGATTCAGTTTTTGTAATCAAGGAGGAAATACATAACAAGAAAAAGTAATTATGAAGACAAATAAGAGTTGTTCCTGGTTCCATAAAGGAAAAGCCTTGATGCATTGAacgcattaaaattaaaaatgttcaatctagccttgtataatatattaattatgcacTAATCGTAAAAATCAATACGTTTATTAGTTCCTGccttaatttacttttatatctttaacaaaaactgcATCATcgattattcatttttatagcGTCATAATTTAgtcttttattcaatttacctAAAACGCAATATAAACCGAACAATGGAATAGTCTATTCAAAACTACATAATCTTTACTTTTATCCGTAAAGGccctttttatataattattcatagaaCGCGCAATATATTGACCGAGATGTTACCTTTTTAGACACTCAAACTCCAATATTAAAAACCATCAGGCAAAATTGCAATGTGTTATGTTTGATGCACTAATCGGTACTGGGAATGCACTCGAAGATGGAGGCTTCGATTGACCTGTGAGCAAATCTCCGGGAGAGCTCCACAGAGCGTGCGCAGGACGTCCGGGACGTCGATACAGCCAGCATTTCATCCAAATATAGAACACATAGGATACCTATGTCTGTTACATCACACAGTGTAACTTAGGTATTATAACATAACGAAATGTTTTAAGTTGCGCATTCACTGAAACACTACGTGCAGTAGATCTAATAGCTGAGGAATTATTAATACACACTGAAAATAACTATCGAGCGCAACTGTAGTAGGTATTATcctattatgtaaataatcttTACTTTCATAAAACCCACGCAATGAAAGCTATGTCTCATCacacttaattattatgatcgTAGATGAAATGCAAGTGCATTCAGCCTATTATTAGCGTTCTGATCTATATGGTTTTAAAATAGACGTATTTGCAGACGACATATATTAGTGCTCTCTGCTAAGAATTTAGATTTAGATATTGTCACAAAGATAACTAGATACGCTAAACGTGGCATGCGGTATACATAATACCGGCGACGCACATGTGTCGCCGGCATTCTGCTTCCATTTTgtgttttcttatattttaatttaaattttataaaccgaAAAcgaataatacaatttagaaGCCAAGAAGTTATGTGATTCCGGATACTTTAATGGTCAAAAACGCAACGCTTAGTAGTAGGTTGCTAATTACGTACTTAAAGACGAAGTCGTCAATCATAACGCATTAGAATTATTAGGTGGTGAATgtcatgaaaaataaacaattttattttatataacttaagtAAAATTCTAACTTAATCATccgttgttttaaaaacaaaacaagaaaTTGCGTAATTGGAATATGCGCTACCGGTAAAATTTCaacaagaaaaaacatttttatgaagcCTCCcacataagtaataaaataaaatgtaattaaatatcttgGGAC is a genomic window containing:
- the LOC119830537 gene encoding elongation factor 1-alpha 2-like; amino-acid sequence: MGKEKTHINIVVIGHVDSGKSTTTGHLIYKCGGIDKRTIEKFEKEAQEMGKGSFKYAWVLDKLKAERERGITIDIALWKFETAKYYVTIIDAPGHRDFIKNMITGTSQADCAVLIVAAGTGEFEAGISKNGQTREHALLAFTLGVKQLIVGVNKMDSTEPPYHEARYEEIKKEVSSYIKKIGYNPATVAFVPISGWHGDNMLEPSDKMPWFKGWTIDRKDGKVEGKTLIEALDAIQPPSRPTEKPLRLPLQDVYKIGGIGTVPVGRVETGILKPGMVVVFAPAAITTEVKSVEMHHEALQEAMPGDNVGFNVKNVSVKELRRGYVAGDSKNCPPKGASDFTAQVIVLNHPGQISNGYTPVLDCHTAHIACKFAEIKEKCDRRTGKTTEVEPKSIKSGDAAIVTLVPTKALCVESFQEFPPLGRFAVRDMRQTVAVGVIKSVTFKEVTTGKITKAAEKAQKKK